CTAATCATCCATGAGATGGTTAGTATTCCTTGTATGCCTATGCTGTTGAATGACCAAAACTGAAGCACTAATCTCAAATTCTGAAGAAGCTAAAAGGTCACCCACATTTCCTAGCTCTGTACATTCTTCCCAGTCACTTAAACCTGTTGTTAATGGCGAAAATCCTCTTTCACCCTTCCCTACTATGATCAGTGTATACAAATTCTTTAGTTCTTTCAGAATCTCAACTGTTTCTTGACCGTTGCTCACATGTTTCTCTCTGTATTGAATTTGACCTGAGGCTACATATCTGATAAGAAGAAACAAGAATGATCAGTAATTTGATTCGGTGCGAAATTCTGTACTGTTACGAGTTATATTCGATATTGTACGGATATAGGAAAACAGTACATTTGGATACGGGTGCAATGAAATGatgttattttaaagttttctatgttaaaaataaagtttctgTGTTGAAAACGCCAAGATTTCGACACACTGATTGAATATAGTGTATGTACGACTTAGAATCTGAATCTCCCTCTATGTGTTTAATATAGTAAAAAGTTTAGCTTCAGGATGTATTTACCTGTTGCAGAAATCATCAATTAGCACATTGTCTAACGCGTTTTCAACCTGAGAGCTTGATATTGTCAAAAATTCGTCTTCATCAATCCTGTTGGAAGCAATGCCTTGCTCTCCTGACGGTACTTGTAGGAAACGGATGACGGTCAGTTTAACCTGAGGATGACAGGCAATTCTTTTACTCCACGCCAATGCTTCGCGATCATCAGGACCTCCGAAAAACAATGTTACTACATTTTGCTCTGATTCAGGAGTAGGTTGTTGAAAACCAGTCTGTCCTCTATCCACAAAAATCCCAACTGAGCACGGACCATGGTGAAGAATCTTCTGGTTAGTGATTCTGATACCCTCTATTCCATTCTCCATTTGCCCGTCAAGGCGCTGGTGCTTATGAAACGTTAGAATAATGATCGATACACGAAAGTCTTCGGCTTTATTGCATACTTCTTCGTACATACTTCCGAAACTTGAAATGATTCTCTTTCGGAAAATGTTAATTTTGGTATCTACTGTAATAGCATCCACAGCATCATTTATCTCATGAACATCACTTCCACCATAATCATCTTCATCACTAAATTGCTCTCCATCTTCTAACTCATGATACATCAACTTTTTCTTCTTCTGTTTCTTTGGTAGCTCAACTAAGTGCATCAAATATGGTATCACAGCAGATCCTGGGAAACCGCTCAACGCTGAGATTAGTCCGATTTTTGACGAGATATGTCCCGAGCTATAAACACAAACTAGCATCCGAAGTTCACTCGGGGGATCATCAAATTCGAGTGAAGTTCGTCTGTGAGAAAAATATTTCTCTTCTCTATTTAATATGCAAGATATTATCGGTCCTGAAATTATTGTGTTGAGCACTACTACTATTATCACCAAATTGTGAAAGTTATCATCCCACCATTCCTGTAAAGATAATCAGAATCTGAATGAGTCTCAGATTTGTCGGAAATTTGAAAGTAACATAAAACCTGATACAAGTAGAAGATATTGCCTAAATAATCCGGCTTCCACGCCAACAATTATTCATGGATTTTCAATAAGTTTGCCAAGAAATGGTAGATGGTGTATTCATTTACCAACTTCTAAGAACgcgattaaattgcaaaaatatgcTAGTTCAAGAAATTTAAACTTACAAAGGATTTAGTCTTGGGGACTACATCGATGAGCAGAAGTTCGCCATGACCTTTCAAGTTAAGTATAA
This window of the Mercurialis annua linkage group LG5, ddMerAnnu1.2, whole genome shotgun sequence genome carries:
- the LOC126680465 gene encoding cation/H(+) antiporter 2-like, with product MDAAKRAMCTDDLFNPLTTTFMQSCVMLLISHFFHVVLKPLGQPGPIAQILAGLVLGPSFLSRISRVKDLFNQPNVNDYNLVISFIFRILFMFLIGLETDIPFITRNFRQASIIAYGGLTACAIFGAAITLFVIRMLIINEHKFVFAHLMMIILGSSASPVVIRLLAELKFETADVGRLAISSSLINEMSCMIWYDLVIAFTSRRMFGNGILCLLFTAINTILNRFLAIWYNRRRQNQKYLPNTDVLTILSLIIFFSFIIEEFGYNSTISCFFVGLMFPREGKTTRTLLHILTYSVNNFILPIYFGFNGFRFNISYLNNTINFIVVVMVILLSIGGKIIGTLVACHYLKIPRNEGVILAFILNLKGHGELLLIDVVPKTKSFEWWDDNFHNLVIIVVVLNTIISGPIISCILNREEKYFSHRRTSLEFDDPPSELRMLVCVYSSGHISSKIGLISALSGFPGSAVIPYLMHLVELPKKQKKKKLMYHELEDGEQFSDEDDYGGSDVHEINDAVDAITVDTKINIFRKRIISSFGSMYEEVCNKAEDFRVSIIILTFHKHQRLDGQMENGIEGIRITNQKILHHGPCSVGIFVDRGQTGFQQPTPESEQNVVTLFFGGPDDREALAWSKRIACHPQVKLTVIRFLQVPSGEQGIASNRIDEDEFLTISSSQVENALDNVLIDDFCNRYVASGQIQYREKHVSNGQETVEILKELKNLYTLIIVGKGERGFSPLTTGLSDWEECTELGNVGDLLASSEFEISASVLVIQQHRHTRNTNHLMDD